The Naumovozyma dairenensis CBS 421 chromosome 2, complete genome genome segment ATAAAAGACGTTAAGATATCAAGTGACCTTTAAGGAATTAAACGCATAGTAAAAGCATAAAAGTTAGATAAAATGCATACACAGCTTACCTACATATGATGATTTACAACTTCCCTTCCCTTTTATTCAGTCGTTTTATTCTTACGTACTTAAATTAGGTTTATTTGACTTGGTAACTTTCAAATTGTGATATCCCTCAGAAGTTAAAGAAGGTGTATTCTTCtcaatttcattcaacGATCACTGAAGGATCACAATTTACAGTCGGACTTAAAATAATAAGTCGATTAAAAACGAAAAGAATTCTTTCTCTAAAGCCCCTTTTACTATAGCTTAAAATTGGAGCAGACCCATTCATGGCATATATGTACTATTACGTAGGATCGGCGTTCGATTGACAAATAAATGGTGGAAGGGCGAAGTATACAGCCCACCTTCGTAATAAGGAATTCGGGGAATGGGCATTTTGAACCTTcctaatatattttatgatGTTCTGGAGTGTTGCATGATGGGAGATGATGCTATATCAAAGAACATTTCCCTCTTTTGTGAATATAGTGAAATGCTCATCATCGAGTAAGCACGggaaataatatcaaaatctacacttcaattcaaaaatgtTACATATATTTCCtatattgtatttttaACATGTTTACATTTCACAATTGGTGCGGCGGCAGTTGAaccatcatcttctttgcCAAAAGCTCGTACTACTACCACTGTTAAAGGTGGTTCAACCATTTCtgaaataatatcattttccCCAGTTACAGAAGAAGGTGGGAAAGTTGTCACGGGGACTACAACCGTAGTAGCGACCCCGACTTTAAACGCTGTTAATAAGGAggttgatgatgatgatgatgaagctGAAACTGCAACGGTtataaaatatcatcattcaaCGCATATAACGTCAAAGGTTTACATTGGATGTACAGGTAGAAAACAACCAAAACTATGTACCAAGAGCTCCGTTTATATGTGTTATGAAGCTTTGAAACTATTTTCTACATTTTTCTCCGGAAATATGATAGATGtacatattatatattatataagcTAACTCAGAAATCCTCTTAAAGGATAATTAAAGATcacatattttttattcaatatgGACCAAGCctttttgttgttgacaAGTCTGCTCTGTATAGtcttttgatttattcCATTTTAGATCAATcgtttttattattattatactttATCTTTAACGTAAAAGCATTTGTGTCGTTTTGTTTccaaatcaagaaaaattttccGAAAGGGAAACTTTATAGATGTTCGTAGATGTAAAACTACAATAAAGTGGAAGAACCAATATGTATTGTGAATTCAAAACAGTCAATCCTATTGAGAGAaacgaataataattcGAGACTAAAACTGATCCAAAAACATGACAGATTCCATTAACAATGAATTACCATTAAATGAAACACTTGTTGCTGTAGAAAGTACCGATGTAATTACTGCCAATATTATCGATGAAACGGttacaaagaaaagaaaaagaacaGCTGCTGACAGCAATAAGGACatgaatgatgataacaTAACtcaaaagaacaagaagttgaagaagaataagaagaacaaaaaactTTCTAAACCAATAACAATTACCATTGATGAAAGTCGTTTTTCTAATCCCACAAAGAAAATCTCGTTGAAAGATTTGAGagatttatcattattcgTCTTGAATAACACGAATAATATACCAGATTGGattcaaattaataatagagGAGCAATAAATAAACTAGTTGTGTTGTTTACGCCTGGGTTACAAGGGGAAGACTATAGCTTTTCTGAAGGTACAAGATTCCACAAGGAATTTATTACATtaagaaaggaaaagtCAGATAAGATTCCCTTACataattttaaatatttggaaaattatccaaattttgCAATTCCAAATAATAGTATTCAAAGTTTCCCCGTAATTGGACCTGGTTCCAAATTGACCATATATTCACCATATAATGCATATATCAATGTTGGattaacaaaaaatgagaaattaGAGAAACGTGAAATGTTAGCTAAACGGAAAATAACCATTcatgatttattaatgaCATTAGATGAGTTATTAGAAAGTGATTACCCAATTCACCCCAATACAAAAGGCATTATTAATAACAGTgataattataaagaaataattgCATTGCCATCTCAAGATTGGATAGATACTAAACCTTTTGATCATGATGGGTCACATACTTTTGCACTAGATTGTGAAATGTGTCTTTCTGAAAATGATGGGTTAGTATTAACAAGGATAAGTGttcttgattttgataTGAAAGTTATTTATGATACATATGTTAAACCAGACGTCCCAATTGTGGATTATTTGACAAAATTCAGTGGTATTACAAAGGAAATTCTTGATCCAGTGACAACGACTTTAAAAGATGTtcaaaatgatttaatgaaaattatcAGTTCTGATGATATCTTAGTAGGACATTCATTACAAAGTGATTTAAAAGTTATGAAATTAAGACATCCAAGGATTATTGATACAGCAATTATTTTCAACCATAAAGCGGGACCACCATTTAAACCAGCATTACGTTATTTGGCTTCCACATATTTAAACATTAATATTCAAGAGGGTAATTCTAATGTTTTGGGTCATGATTCCATTGAAGATGCTAGAACATGTATgcaattattgaaattgaaacttGTTAATGGGTTAACATTTGGTATTTCGATAAATacagaaaatatatttgataGATTATATGAAAAGAATGGAGTTAAATCGTGcatattaaatgattcagTGATCTCAACGTTATCTAATAAGGGAGATAATCAATATAAGAAAAGGATACGATGTAATAATgatcaagaaatttttgattctATCTTGGAAAATGTTGAAACGACAGATTTTATTGTAGCAAGATTGAGAGATTTAGAATTTATTAGAGGTTATTCTCAAAGATCTAAGATATCTGAAATAAATTTTGAGTCAGAACtttctaatgaaaatgaaatattaagTAATATGGgtgaatatattgataaaatttatGAAAAGGCGCCTGAAGGGACGATGATACTTTTAATATCAGGTAGTGGTGATACAAGGCCATGGGCAGCTATGatgaaagaattgaatgCATTAACAggtgaaaagaaaaatgaattgaaaagagaACTAGAGaaggaaattgaagaaagtgTTCATATTGCTCGTGATGGTGTTGCCtctatcatcattaaaCAACCTGTAGTAGCTAAAAGAAATACAGATTAGGGGGGAAAATTAtgtaataattatatataatttttgtattaCTCTGCATTAAAATTatagaatataatatatatatataagagaATAACCAAAATTTTCTCAATGATATATTGcctgaagaagaagaaaagggtATCATTCTTTCATTTCAATATCACCTTCAGCATCAACTGCTGATGATGGTTCATGCGTTGGATCTTCAGATGCCGACAAAGGTATTGCTGTTGAAGATTCATCATTCTGTTGATTTAGATCTACTGTTGCCGGGATAGTATCGGTATTATTTACCGGCTCAATTAAAGATGATTCTTCCTCATCTTGGCTAGTGGGAGGCAATGGTTGATCGGTAGTCTCAGTTGCagtatttgtattatcaTCGTCTACGGGCAGTTCTGCTTCACGTTCCTGTACACCATTATTAACTACAATTTCTTCTGTTTCTGTTCTTGTTTTGTCATTGGATGCCACCATTGTCGATTCATTGTTTATTTCAACAGGGTCAACTTTTGAGTCTTCAAGCGGTAGTGCATCTGTTATATTTTCTACTATCGTGTTGGCTTCAGTGTTTGTGTTTACGTTTGCGTTTGCATTTGCGTTTGCATTTGCGTTTGCATTTGCGTTTGCATTCACATCAGTGGAACTAGATAAACCCGGAATTGCTTCACTACCACCTACAGCACCTCTAATATCGTCTACGGTCAAACTTCCATCTGCCGTACCGTTTGCATTCATGGCATTAGCAACTTTTGGTAATTGAGATTGTTGTTTAGTTCTATcgaatttatttaaatcaaacaataaggatgataatgatactGATGAGATATCATGAGTATTATCTTGTGATGTTGTCATTATagtatcattttcatcatttgtatTTTGGATTCGCAATTGccattttttaaatttgaaaggaTACTTTTCAAGATTACCTTCTGGGTTCCTATTTGTAGTATTATTAGCATATGTTTCTATTTTCAATGGAGTGAACCAATTGTATTCCCAATGAATATTGGAATCTTGATTAGGACCATAATAGTTGTTTGCACGATTTGCTTTATTAATTAGTAGttccattttctttctcgTTTATATAGTAACAGTTGTTTCTACGAATTAATTAACTGATATTATAGTTCTATATTGGAGTGGGTTTACCTTCGACTACTCAGTTTTCTGGTTGGAATACTCATTCTTGTCaactgttgttgttcttattaatgtgaaaaatttcagtTTGATGTTTCCGCCTTGTATTTTTCGTGTCacatatgtatatatatatatatatatacaatgTTAAACTTATGTATATACCAAGTCTAAATGGACAATGACAACGACAATGACAATGTGGATGAGAAGGTAAAAGAGGTTTTAAAACtaataaacaaaagaaTTGCTGGACTAAGCAATTGCTGGACTAAGCAATTGCTGGGCTTTTTAGATGACCTACTCGTCTGCATAGGGGtgttttataaaaattaCGCGGATAGgtatttgataaagaaatcCAATCCAcgtatttctttctttgaagCACCTGTAGACTAACTATAGCTTATTACTACTTCTGAGAAATCAAAACTGAAACCTAACCCTTACAAAATAcgtatattttaaatttcgTATTTCTGAAAGCAAGGCAATGTTAAGTATAGACCGATGATTTGTAAAATGACAAAATGAGAATGGACTATTCACTTCAGTTCGTGGCAAAGAGACGAATGATGGAAGAGCAGAAGAAATAGTGACAGTGAAAGTGTGACAGTGAAAGGGCAAAAGGTCAAAAGGAAAAGCGTCTGACGCATTTTAAAAGCTCGTGCTCAGATCTTGTTGGTCCGGTGGTTTTTTGACTGTAGTtgattcaagaaaattcGGGCGTGTGGTCTAGTGGTATGATACCCGCTTTGGGCAGTTTGAAAATGTTCAAAATATGCGGGTGGCCCGGGGTTCAATTCCCCGCTCGCCCCTATAATtctcttttattttattttttgtaaatgaaaaaagaatatgaaacaaaatatatgtAAAGTAAAGGTTTCAACGatatatgaaaatatatgaaaatatatgaaaCATTTATGAATATAACGACGAATAAATACGTGGGATCTTGGATAGCAGTCTGGTTACatatctatctatctatctatctatctatatTGCTACAACTTATGCATGCTTTGGTCTAGTCAATAAGGcgattttttttggttttgtattttttaGTTCAACATCAGATAATTTCACCTCTTGACTACTAACTGGTACATACGTACGTTAACAACGTTCTCATATGGATCCACACTTGGAACatcaaaatgataaaactgaaaagaataacaaGGCTGTTCACAATGAATTTCATTTGCACCACAATATTGTGACCgacgacgatgatgatgatgacgatgatggatttattaagaaaataaatgagGTAAGTAACTTTGATGAACAACAATTGATATTGGCATTACGGCATATTATATCTTCTTATTGCTTCCCCTCAGAATCTCTGTTTAGAAGATTAGCCAAGGATTGCTTACGAAATAGAAACCTATTTATTGATTCACAGCAAAATAAATGGATtcataaatttattgattattatcGATCCTTCTTCTCTATTAAAGATAGATTTAATTTACAAGAATTTACTCATCTACCAAATTCTGAAAATCTGAAAACAATGGAATTATTTTATGAACGActgaataattttttcactcgtttcaaatttaagaagaagaatatctttaaaattgatgaaaccgtttattctttacaatatatgaattttcttttcccaATGGATAGGAAAATCTTCTTTGATAATAAGGGAATACATATTTTGgacgatgaagatttaATCGATAAGTTTATAACCATTACAGAATGTATCATTGCAACAGGTGAAGTTTTCCCACCTTATTTAGTAGTACCAAATGACATAATCGCAACCAATACTAGTTCTACTAatacaaaaatatcattcaCTGCATCAACAAATACTTTCTTTAGGGAAAACCCAAATACAACTAGAGGTTGGAAagtttataataataataataataatatcaatacgGATGGCTCACAAAAGAATATACAATCAAGTTTAGCTTGGCTTACTGATATCTTTGCTAAAAGAGAATCATTTAacataaaagaaaataaactattattaattgatgaagaatcaagatatttaaatattcccttcattttgaaatgtAAAGAATTAAACATTAAATTATTCCTTATACCAAATTACGCGACTTCATGGTTTCAACCTTTGGAAATTAGTACCTTCGGATTAATTAGAGGTTACGTGGATAGTAATTTGCCATCTTTGACGAATATTcacgataataataataacccGAAGGACCACCGTTTGCAAATTGATCCAATGATTAgtaatttaaatatatgtTTAACCACATATTCAAAGGCAAGATCAATTGGATTTTACCCCTTCGATATTAAATCTGGATTTAAAAATTGTGGTATATTaccattaaataaaaatattgtaCAAGAGAGAATTTTCTCAAATGAACCATCCCCAAATATGAATACCATTACAAGAAACCTTCCAAATATAATGGCAGAACatttatcaacaataaAACCAAATCCGTGTACCTCGGGCATTCTGGCAATGCCACAAAAACGTCATCATATCCATGAGAGAATTCAAGATATATATGGCCTCCctaataaaaaatcaagaattaATCCCGAAAATAGTACTAATCTTACAGAAATAAAATCTCCTTCTACTACAGTTAAGTCAACAGTAAAGCAGactaatgatgataataaatcagaAACTGGAAAAGATACATCTTTACCATTTAATTTCCGTAAACTATGCcaaaataagaaatcattattatttgatagtTCCACCACCCAGggaaatattattattagaaaagacTCTGAGAATGAGAATGAACGGagaaatcatcaaatgttcaaaaaaaagcaaaaaCTTGGCAATATTGTACCAGCCACATCAGTTCTTCGAAGTTTATTCGTACGTGATACAAGTGTGGATTCAATAAGAAGTAccgatgaagaagattcaAAAGTCACAGATAACAATGCTAATATGACTGGcattgaagaaatgataaataagaaaacaaacaTAAACAAGGACGTTGGAAAAGCGAAAGTgaaaaaagtaaataatacaaataatacaaataatacaaatgattcaataaaaaatgaGAAGAAGGATGATGATTCCATTATACCATTTACTCACCATTTGATCCATTCCAACAAGGAAGAGGGAGAAAAAAATCAGGAGGCGGTTAAAGATCTAGGTAGTATACATACAATAGAACTTGAATCTAGCgattatgatgatgttgaagAAGTTAACAATAGTAgttgatatatattgagCTGAAATACAAagacaatttttttatagtcATTCtttaacattattataGTGAAAAAATGTAACAGTATATCCCAAAACTtttctatattttcttctacATGTGATAAATTGTAGAATCATTACATAATCTTTCAACGAGTTTTGAATCTGAATCGTAACCAACATAAGCTACATATCCTGGTGCacctttattttcatcaattggATAATGTCTCTGTGgcaattcaaaattttcaaatatacaAAATGAATAATGTTCTAAATTGGGTTCAAAATCTCTTGTAATTCGTTTAATAATAGTTTTAAATTCACCTCTTTTATCGCAACTCGGTCCACCCCTAGCATAATATTTAACAACAGATGATGAGGGTTCAGCATCCAGTATGTCTATAACTTCttgattataataatcatatGGGATTGGTTCTTTAATTGCAGTGCAATGGAACCATTCATAATGAATTCTGGTAGAgtatttaaaatattcaacaGCTGCAATTAAACTTAATGCAATTAAGATATATAAGAACAAATTCCTAATTTGTTTTGATCGTTGACTCatcatttttgttttccGATTGTAAGTAAAACCCTGGGTCAGCTATATCTCCATTAGACAATTAATGGTTGCTTAGTTGATAGAATCATCTCTcgaatcatcatcaatcatcatcaagtatcatcatcatcatcaaacGGTGCTATTCTACCTATTAAAAATGTTAGTAAAAtaaattgttgatattttaccaaaaaaaaaaaaaaacaacgCGAAATGTATTTTTGTTCGagatttcattttctattCATATTCATGTCAACACTTGAATACAAAAACGACACAATAGCTGGCATGGAGAATATAGGTATAAATGAATAGAAAATGGAGAGTTTGTTTTTTCGGAGATCTAAATATGGATATATAATCCTGGAATTTGTTTGCAGCTATCACAAAGATCTATTAAATGTTCATCTTATAAAACTTAAGAAATTGACCTCCAGTAAATACCTGTCTCTCTCAGATAGAACTAATTTAAAATCTCTTTTTGCATTTACCAGCACCAAATAGGAAAAAATCCTTTCGTCAAGAcctttttatctttttctttggttAGACTCCTTTACTCGTATGTATAGTAGGTGAGGATTAGAAGAAACTTGTGTCACATCATGACACAACCCTACCCTTAGAGTGGCGTCAGTACAACGAACATTGAATTACAGCTAATTCCTCAAGTTGCAATTTTTCTTGCAATTTTAGCTAACACAGAAGTTTAGTGTGAAAATCGTGTAACAATATTAATCGTTGaacttatttttttgtgaCGCTAACAGAACTGTAGACTATAATAGAATGTAAGATATGTACAAATTCTTAAGAAACTAAAACTACAATATAACTAACCAAAAATTGCTTCACCAGATAACCGCAGcaacaagaaataaaagaaagaaaaaatgagtaatattaagaaacaTTTGGGAAATAACAATTCGAAGTTTCCAAAACCTTCCATTGGAACAAGTAAAAGTCATATATTAAATgagattttgaaaatgcAAAATAGAAAACATAACAATAAAGCTACTATTACGAGAAAAGGGGAAGGGGAGATTAAAGAGGTCTCCTCTGCTGATGGAAAAATAGTTCCCGTTAGAAATGCAATTATTACGGATCCAATTCTTGATGCCTTTCAAGAAGCTGAACCGTTCCAGCAAGCCTTAGGTAATGCATCAAATGGTGGGAATAATTGTAGGTCATTTTTAAACGACGcaaaaagatataaatataGAGATGTCTTTGGaaggaaaataaaagtaaGGGATAGGTCCAACCCAACGAGAGAGAGAGATGAAAGACCATTAGATACAATAAAGGGATTCCAATATTCTTTAACTAAGGAttctaatttgaaaaaaaatctaGAAACTTCGACTTTAGGTTTTAATCCCAGATGTAGctcaaattattattagtcAAACATATATTGCTGGAACCTAATATTCTATAGATGCATAGgataagaatattaagaGCAAGATTAGTCATAGAGTAGATCCAAGATAGAACATAAGTTCTGGAACTCTATGGAACATTACGAGATATGATTctagaaaataatagaaaagttgtagaatattctagaaaaatttatgattAGAATAGGCTTATCCGACTACGTCTGAATATCTCCGGTTCTTATgtgaagataatatttctgtCCAAATGAGAAATTATATAAGGGACATGAAATGCAAGAATGTTAGGTATTAGTTTAAATACacttttaattatataatatataaaaaaccACGAAGAAAcattgtatattattaataaatgattgaaaCATATAAATCTGATATTGCTCCACAAGATAAGATCCCAAAATCTCATCATGGTAGCGACCGAGCAACGCATACTGGCCTTCACACCAGTGCTGCTCCAGATCCGAGGACTCATGAACAAAGTAAACCATCACTTATCAACAACTTTGCTGATCTAAATTTACATGATATCCCACGCGCTTCCCACATTCAGTCATTCAACTTCCCTCAACAAGAGGCAAGTACCACTGTTGATCcaaataaatcaacatCATCTAACAAGGATAAGGTGCCACCTTCTTCTATGTATGAACAATCCACTCCAAAAACGTTCCATTCATGCATGCACCATATCCATATCACTACTATGGGATGCCCCCACCACAAGGCTATTATTACCCATATCCTGCCATGAACCATAATATGGCACCCCCTTCCCACATGTCGGCACCACCTTCGCCACATGTGTATTCACAACCAATGTATAATAATCATTTGCCAATTCCACAAACATTTTCCCAGCCGCCATTGCAACCTATTGTCAATCACTATAGGGATGTTCCTCATGCATTAAATCCTCAAAATCCATCACCGCTTTACCCTATTTCAAGTACCGGtgaattttccaattggATTAGGACTCTGATGGACCATCTCAAATCAGCTAAATATGGTGATCTAATTCCAAATAAACATGGCGTAGCTGCAAGAACACCTTCTCACTGGGAAGAACTTGGCCTCCAGTGGTTATTTTCCACTTATGTTAAAAAGGATTTTTATCCTAAATGGGTCAAACAGGCCCAAGAGGCCTCTGTACCTCTATTTACTATATTGCAAAGAGCTATGACCTTAGCCATGCAAGCCACTGATATCACTATTATCATGCGGAAACTACGTGACCTTCATTTCGAAGGCAAAGAACCCGCCTTTATCTTTAACGCTAATGTGCAATCTATCATTTCACAGATTGACACAAAGGAACTCACTCAATATGAACCATTAATCAAAGACTGCATTTTAAATGCTCTTACCGGTCCATACTCCACTATCAATAAGGAATTTCGCACATCGCAAAGTCCGTACTCTATTTCGGACATATACACTCGTATTTCCGCCGAATACGATTACATTACCACCACTCAATCAGCACGACCCAAGTGCTCCTACTGCCACATAGTGGGCCATACTCGCGATCAATGCTTTAAGGCAGTAGCTCCCTCTACTGCCAATCCAATTCCCAAACCGAAGTCTAACACTAGAACGACTAGGTCATCCCCAACTCACAGAAAACAGTCAGCCAAATCTTCCAAAATtaccaataatataacaGTCGATCGAACAACTGAACACGATCACTATTGGCTTAGGCCTGATTCACTTCCTATAAACGAAGATCAACATTTTATCTTAGACTCTGGTGCGAGTGTCACCGTTGTTAAAAACGGTTCCATTCTTCATGACCTTCACCAAACTGCCTCTCCACCTGTTATCTCTTCTTCACAAAATATTCCCATGCGCTGTACAGGACAGGGAACTCTCAGACTGAAACTTTACcattcaaaaacaatcGACATCCCAGCATATGTCATTCCCGAATTAGAGCATAATCTTCTCAGTACCAACTCACTTGAGCATCATGGTATCTTCGTTGATGCTAAACATGGTACTCTTGAATCTCGAGATGGAAATACTCTTGCACAGTTTGTGAGATTTAACTCTCTTCCATGGTTAACATTTCATCATGTTGTAATCCCACCACATGCCCGAATCAACAATCTTATACAGAAATTTCCGTTAGACGTTGTTCATCGTCTACTTGGACATGTCAATGTTAAAAGTCTGCAGCAATCgatcaaaaataaaacttttGATCATTTTACGATTGAAGACATTGACTGGACGGGTATCTCTACCTTTCAATGTATAACGGGCCTACAAGGCAAAAGCCGCAAACACAATCATACTGTAGGATCACGTCTCAAGTACCAGAAGAATTATGAACCATTCCAATACATTCATACGGATGTCTTTGGTCCTGTCTCTGTAGACAAACCTTATCCATCTTGGT includes the following:
- the RNH70 gene encoding Rnh70p (similar to Saccharomyces cerevisiae RNH70 (YGR276C); ancestral locus Anc_5.23), producing the protein MTDSINNELPLNETLVAVESTDVITANIIDETVTKKRKRTAADSNKDMNDDNITQKNKKLKKNKKNKKLSKPITITIDESRFSNPTKKISLKDLRDLSLFVLNNTNNIPDWIQINNRGAINKLVVLFTPGLQGEDYSFSEGTRFHKEFITLRKEKSDKIPLHNFKYLENYPNFAIPNNSIQSFPVIGPGSKLTIYSPYNAYINVGLTKNEKLEKREMLAKRKITIHDLLMTLDELLESDYPIHPNTKGIINNSDNYKEIIALPSQDWIDTKPFDHDGSHTFALDCEMCLSENDGLVLTRISVLDFDMKVIYDTYVKPDVPIVDYLTKFSGITKEILDPVTTTLKDVQNDLMKIISSDDILVGHSLQSDLKVMKLRHPRIIDTAIIFNHKAGPPFKPALRYLASTYLNINIQEGNSNVLGHDSIEDARTCMQLLKLKLVNGLTFGISINTENIFDRLYEKNGVKSCILNDSVISTLSNKGDNQYKKRIRCNNDQEIFDSILENVETTDFIVARLRDLEFIRGYSQRSKISEINFESELSNENEILSNMGEYIDKIYEKAPEGTMILLISGSGDTRPWAAMMKELNALTGEKKNELKRELEKEIEESVHIARDGVASIIIKQPVVAKRNTD
- the RTT102 gene encoding Rtt102p (similar to Saccharomyces cerevisiae RTT102 (YGR275W); ancestral locus Anc_5.24); translation: MELLINKANRANNYYGPNQDSNIHWEYNWFTPLKIETYANNTTNRNPEGNLEKYPFKFKKWQLRIQNTNDENDTIMTTSQDNTHDISSVSLSSLLFDLNKFDRTKQQSQLPKVANAMNANGTADGSLTVDDIRGAVGGSEAIPGLSSSTDVNANANANANANANANANVNTNTEANTIVENITDALPLEDSKVDPVEINNESTMVASNDKTRTETEEIVVNNGVQEREAELPVDDDNTNTATETTDQPLPPTSQDEEESSLIEPVNNTDTIPATVDLNQQNDESSTAIPLSASEDPTHEPSSAVDAEGDIEMKE
- the NDAI0B00710 gene encoding uncharacterized protein, producing the protein MDPHLEHQNDKTEKNNKAVHNEFHLHHNIVTDDDDDDDDDGFIKKINEVSNFDEQQLILALRHIISSYCFPSESLFRRLAKDCLRNRNLFIDSQQNKWIHKFIDYYRSFFSIKDRFNLQEFTHLPNSENLKTMELFYERLNNFFTRFKFKKKNIFKIDETVYSLQYMNFLFPMDRKIFFDNKGIHILDDEDLIDKFITITECIIATGEVFPPYLVVPNDIIATNTSSTNTKISFTASTNTFFRENPNTTRGWKVYNNNNNNINTDGSQKNIQSSLAWLTDIFAKRESFNIKENKLLLIDEESRYLNIPFILKCKELNIKLFLIPNYATSWFQPLEISTFGLIRGYVDSNLPSLTNIHDNNNNPKDHRLQIDPMISNLNICLTTYSKARSIGFYPFDIKSGFKNCGILPLNKNIVQERIFSNEPSPNMNTITRNLPNIMAEHLSTIKPNPCTSGILAMPQKRHHIHERIQDIYGLPNKKSRINPENSTNLTEIKSPSTTVKSTVKQTNDDNKSETGKDTSLPFNFRKLCQNKKSLLFDSSTTQGNIIIRKDSENENERRNHQMFKKKQKLGNIVPATSVLRSLFVRDTSVDSIRSTDEEDSKVTDNNANMTGIEEMINKKTNINKDVGKAKVKKVNNTNNTNNTNDSIKNEKKDDDSIIPFTHHLIHSNKEEGEKNQEAVKDLGSIHTIELESSDYDDVEEVNNSS
- the NDAI0B00720 gene encoding uncharacterized protein (similar to Saccharomyces cerevisiae LIP1 (YMR298W); ancestral locus Anc_5.26); the encoded protein is MMSQRSKQIRNLFLYILIALSLIAAVEYFKYSTRIHYEWFHCTAIKEPIPYDYYNQEVIDILDAEPSSSVVKYYARGGPSCDKRGEFKTIIKRITRDFEPNLEHYSFCIFENFELPQRHYPIDENKGAPGYVAYVGYDSDSKLVERLCNDSTIYHM
- the NDAI0B00730 gene encoding uncharacterized protein (similar to Saccharomyces cerevisiae YGR273C and YMR295C; ancestral locus Anc_5.29) encodes the protein MSNIKKHLGNNNSKFPKPSIGTSKSHILNEILKMQNRKHNNKATITRKGEGEIKEVSSADGKIVPVRNAIITDPILDAFQEAEPFQQALGNASNGGNNCRSFLNDAKRYKYRDVFGRKIKVRDRSNPTRERDERPLDTIKGFQYSLTKDSNLKKNLETSTLGFNPRCSSNYY
- the NDAI0B00740 gene encoding uncharacterized protein (Ty-like retrotransposon), giving the protein MHAPYPYHYYGMPPPQGYYYPYPAMNHNMAPPSHMSAPPSPHVYSQPMYNNHLPIPQTFSQPPLQPIVNHYRDVPHALNPQNPSPLYPISSTGEFSNWIRTLMDHLKSAKYGDLIPNKHGVAARTPSHWEELGLQWLFSTYVKKDFYPKWVKQAQEASVPLFTILQRAMTLAMQATDITIIMRKLRDLHFEGKEPAFIFNANVQSIISQIDTKELTQYEPLIKDCILNALTGPYSTINKEFRTSQSPYSISDIYTRISAEYDYITTTQSARPKCSYCHIVGHTRDQCFKAVAPSTANPIPKPKSNTRTTRSSPTHRKQSAKSSKITNNITVDRTTEHDHYWLRPDSLPINEDQHFILDSGASVTVVKNGSILHDLHQTASPPVISSSQNIPMRCTGQGTLRLKLYHSKTIDIPAYVIPELEHNLLSTNSLEHHGIFVDAKHGTLESRDGNTLAQFVRFNSLPWLTFHHVVIPPHARINNLIQKFPLDVVHRLLGHVNVKSLQQSIKNKTFDHFTIEDIDWTGISTFQCITGLQGKSRKHNHTVGSRLKYQKNYEPFQYIHTDVFGPVSVDKPYPSWFVVLYR